The following proteins come from a genomic window of Lolium rigidum isolate FL_2022 chromosome 5, APGP_CSIRO_Lrig_0.1, whole genome shotgun sequence:
- the LOC124656043 gene encoding ribonuclease 1-like, producing MRAQAHLSLAAMLVLATVGCMPAAAQDYDFFYLVLQWPGSYCDTKQSCCYPRSGKPAADFGIQRMWPSRDDGTYPQNCNPDSKFDPSKVSDLLSSLRTNWPSLACPSEDGLQVWAREWEQHGTCAQNLFNEHGYFQAALHLRDQLRVLDALASAGISPDGGYYTLSAIRDAIREGTGFEPFVACNRDESGNSQLYHLYFCVDAAASGIVECPISPNARPCGNRIEFPAF from the exons ATGAGGGCACAGGCGCACCTCTCCCTGGCCGCCATGCTCGTTCTGGCCACTGTAGGGTGcatgccggcggcggcgcaggactACGATTTCTTCTACCTCGTGCTGCAG TGGCCGGGGTCCTACTGCGACACGAAGCAGAGCTGCTGCTACCCGCGGTCCGGCAAGCCCGCGGCGGACTTCGGGATCCAGAGAATGTGGCCCAGCCGCGACGACGGGACCTACCCACAGAACTGCAACCCCGACAGCAAGTTCGACCCCTCTAAGGTGAGCGATCTGCTGAGCAGCCTGCGCACCAACTGGCCGTCCCTGGCATGCCCCAGCGAGGACGGGCTCCAGGTGTGGGCGCGCGAGTGGGAACAGCACGGCACCTGCGCTCAGAACCTCTTCAACGAGCACGGCTACTTCCAGGCCGCGCTCCACCTTCGCGACCAGCTCCGCGTCCTGGACGCCCTCGCCTCTGCCGGCATCTCGCCCGACGGCGGCTACTACACGCTCAGCGCGATCAGGGATGCGATCCGGGAGGGGACGGGGTTCGAGCCGTTCGTGGCCTGCAACCGCGACGAGTCCGGTAACAGCCAGCTCTACCACCTCTACTTCTGCGTCGACGCAGCCGCCTCAGGGATCGTGGAGTGTCCCATCTCGCCCAACGCAAGGCCATGTGGCAACAGGATCGAGTTCCCTGCTTTCTAA